The genomic stretch CGTGCGCGGGCTCGTCGTCGGGCGGGCGCTGCTGTTCCCGCCGGACGGGGACGTGGCCGCCGCGGTCGACATCGCCTCGGGGCTCGTTCACGGAGGTGGCTCATGAACGACAACGCACAGTGGGTCCTGCCGTTCGGCACGGCCGGTGAGGACGGCTTCGCGGTGTCGGTCACCGACGCCGTGCCCGGGTGGACGCACACGAGCCTGCGCGTGGCCACCTTGGCGCCGTTCGCGCGGGTGGAGCTGGACACCGGCGACAGCGAGATCATCGTGGTGCCCTTGCGGGGCGGCGCGGACGTCACGGCCGTCGACCGCGACGGGCAGCACCACAAGGTCCGGCTCACCGGGCGCGACAGCGTGTTCGCCGGCCCCACCGACGTCGCGTACGTCCCGCCGGGCGCGAGCCTCACGATCAGCGCCGGCGACCGCGAGAGCACGATCGCCCTGTGCGGCGCGACGGCGGGCAAGCGGGATGTGCCGCCGCCGTTCCGGCACGTGGCCGCGGCCGAGGTGCCCGTGGAACTGCGGGGCGCCGGCACGGCCTCGCGCGAGGTACGCAACTTCGGGGTCCCGCAGGTGCTCGACGCCGACTCGATCATCGCCTGCGAGGTGATCACACCCGCGGGCAACTGGAGCTCCTACCCGCCGCACAAGCACGACGAGGAGCGCGACGGCGTGGAGACCGAGCTCGAGGAGATCTACTACTTCGAGGTACGCGCCGAGCCGGGCGCCCCCGCGGGCGCGGACCCCGTCGGCTACCAGCGCGTCTACGGCACCGCCGAGCGTCCCATCGACGTGCTCGCCGAGGTCCGCACCGGCGACGTCGTCCTCGTGCCGCACGGCTGGCACGGTCCCGCCATGGCCCCGCCCGGCTACGACCTCTACTACCTCAACGTGATGGCCGGCCCCGGCGCCACCCGTGCCTGGCTGATCTGCGACGACCCGGCCCACGGCTGGGTGCGCCAGACGTGGACCGGCCAAGCCGTCGATCCCCGACTGCCGATGGGAGGACCCCGATGAGTACATCAGGCACTGTCGCGGACTCGGCGACATCCGATGACGTCGCGGACTCGGCGACATCCGATGACGTCGCGGACTCGGCGACATCCGGCACCGTGCGCCTGACGGTGAGCCAGGCCGTCGTGCGTTTCCTGGCCGCCCAGTGGAGCGAGCGCGACGGCCACCGGCAGCGGCTGTTCGCCGGCTGTCTCGGGATCTTCGGTCACGGCAACGTCGCCGGGCTCGGCCAGGCTCTGCTGGAGGACGAGCTGGCCGGAGGGCCGGACCGGCTGCCGTACGTGCTGGCCCGCAACGAACAGGCGATGGTGCACACGGCCGTGGCCTACGCGCGCCACAAGGACCGCCTGCAGACCTGGGCCTGCACGGCCTCCGTCGGTCCCGGCTCGACCAACATGCTCACCGGGGCCGCGCTGGCCACCGTCAACCGGATCCCGGTGCTGCTGCTTCCCTCGGGCACCTTCGCCACCCGGGTGTCGGGGCCGGTGCTGCAGGAGCTGGAGGCGCCGTACGCGGCGGACGTCACCGTCAACGACGCCTTCCGCCCGCTGTCGCGCTTCTTCGACCGGATCAACCGGCCCGAGCAGCTGCCCTCGGCGCTGCTGGCCGCCATGCGGGTGCTGACCGACCCGGCCGAGACCGGTGCGGTGACGATCGCGCTGCCGCAGGACGTGCAGGCCGAGGCGTACGACTGGCCGGTGGAGCTGTTCGAGCGGCGCGTCTGGCGGGTGGGCAGGCCGCTGCCCGAGGCCGCCGACATCGCCGATGCCGCCGCGCTCGTCTCCGCGGCCAGGAGGCCGTTCGTCGTGGCCGGCGGGGGAGTGCACTACTCCGGCGCCGAGGACGCCCTGCGCGAGTTCTGCGAGGCGACCGGCATTCCGGTCGGCGAGAGCCAGGCAGGCAAGGGCTCGCTGCCGCACGGGCACCCGCAGGCGATGGGCGCCGTCGGCTCGACCGGCACCACCGCCGCCAACGCCCTGGCGAGGGAGGCCGACCTGGTCATCGGGATCGGCACCCGCTACAGCGACTTCACCACCGCCTCGCGCACCGCCTTCCAGAACCCGGACGTGCGCTTCGTCAACATCAACGTCGCCCGCCTGGACACCGGTAAGCTCGCGGGCCTGCAGGTCGTGGCCGACGCCCGCGAGGCCCTGGCCGCGCTGACCGCGGCGCTGGACGGATACCAGGTGGAGCCGTCCTACCGCGAGCGGCAGGCCGCGTTGTGGAGCGAGTGGGACGCCCGGGTGGAGTCGGCCTACAATCCGCCGGCGCAGGTGGCCGATGCGCTCGCCGACGGGGTGCTCACTCAGGGCGCCGTGCTCGGCTGCGTCAACGAGCTGTCCGACCCGCGGGACGTGGTGGTGTGCGCGGCCGGGTCCATGCCGGGCGACCTGCACAAACTGTGGCGGGTCCGGAACCGCAAGGCCTACCACGTCGAGTACGGCTACTCGTGCATGGGCTACGAGATCCCCGGCGGCCTCGGCGTCCGGATGGCCGACCCGGACCGGGACGTCTTCGTCATGGTGGGCGACGGCTCGTACCTGATGATGCCGGGCGAGCTGGTTACCGCCGTCCAGGAACGCGTCAAGATCATCGTGGTGCTGGTCCAGAACCACGGCTTCCACTCCATCGGCTCGTTGTCCGAGGCGCTCGGATCCCAGCGGTTCGGCACCAGCTACCGCTTCCGCGACCAGGCCTCCGGCCGGCTCGACGGAGACCGGCTGCCGATCGATCTGGCCGCCAACGCCCGCAGCCTCGGCGCGACCGTGATCGAGGTACGCGACCGCGAGGGCCTCGTACAGGCGATCAAGGACGCCAAGGCCGCGCCGGCCGACGGCGGCCCGGTCGTCATCCACGTGGAGACCGACCCGACGGTGCACGCCCCGGACAGCGAGTCCTGGTGGGACGTACCGGTCAGCCAGGTCAGCCGCCTCGACACCACGCGCCGTGCCTACGAGGAGTACACGGCGCACAAGGCCGCGCAGCGCCCGCACGTACGCGGCCTGCCCCACTGACGATCCCGCACTGGGGGGTGCGGGGACGAGGCCGCCGGCGCCGTCGGCGGCGCATGACACCCGAATAGCACCAAACCACCCCCGATCCGCCCCATCCAGGGCGCGGAGACCGAAAGGCAGATAACAGTGGCCCGTAGCTCAAGAATCGCCGTGCTGGCGACCAGTGGCATGATGGCACTCGCGTTGACGGCGTGCAGTTCCAGCGGAGGCAAGCAGACCACCGAAGCGGCCTCCGCACCCGCCTCCGCCGCCGGCACACCGACGATGACGGTCGCTTTCATCACGCACGCGGCGCCCGGCGACACCTTCTGGGACCTGGTGCGCAAGGGCGCGGAGGCCGCGGCCGCCAAGGGCAACATCAAACTGGAGTACCAGGCGGATCCGGACGGCGCCAACCAGGCCAACCTCGTCCAGACGGCCATCGACAAGAAAGTCGACGGCATCGCGGTCACCCTGGCCAAGCCCGACGCCATGAAGGCCAATGTCGAGAAGGCCCTCAAGGGCGGCGTCCCGGTCGTCGCGCTGAACGGCGGCATCGACCAGTGGAAGAGCATGGGTGTCCTCGAATACTTCGGCCAGGACGAGAAGATCGCCGGTGAGGCGGCCGGCGCGCGACTGAAGCAGGACGGCGCGAAGAAGGCGCTCTGCGTCATCCAGGAGCAGGGCCACGTCGGACTCGAAGCCCGGTGCGACGGCACGAAGGCATCCTTCCCCGACACAGAGAAGATCTACGTCACCGGCACCGACATGCCGAGCGTGCAGGCCGCCATCACCTCCAAGCTCCAGCAGGACTCCAGCATCGACCGCGTGCTGACCCTCGGGGCGCCGTTCGCGCTGACCGCCGTCAAGTCCGTCAAGGACGCCAGCAGCTCGGCCAAGGTCGTCACCTTCGACACCAACAAAGAGCTCGTGACCGCCATCAAGAACGGCCAGGTGGAGTGGGCGGTCGACCAGCAGCCCTTCCTGCAGGGCTACCTCGCGGTCGACAGCCTGTGGCTCTACAAGACCAACGGCAACGTCATCGGCGGCGGTCAGGCGACCCTGACCGGTCCGGCGTTCATCGACAAGACCAACGTCGCCGCGGTGGAGCAGTTCGCCGCGAGCGGCACGAGGTGAGGTGACATGACTGCTGCGGTTACCGAGCCGGGCAGAGCGGAGGCGGCCCTGGACGACCGGGTCGCCACCCGTTCGCTCGCCGTACGGATGCTGAGACGGCCCGAGATCGGGTCGCTCGTCGGCGCGATCGTGATCTTCGCTCTCTTCATGCTGGTGGCGGTGCCCTTCCGTAACGTCGCCAACATCGGCACGATCCTCTACGGCGCCTCCGCCATCGGCATCATGGCCGTCCCCGTGGCGCTCCTCATGATCGGCGGCGAGTTCGACCTGTCCGCGGGCGTCGCGGTGACCACCGCCGGGCTGTCGGCGTCGCTGCTCGCCTGGAACTTCGGCCTCAACGTGTGGGTGGGCGTCATCCTGGCGCTCGCCCTGGCCCTGGGCGTCGGCGCGTTCAACGGCTGGCTGCTGTTCAAAACCGGGCTGCCGAGCTTCCTCGTCACGCTCGGCACGTTCTTCGTCCTGCAGGGCGTCAACCTCGGCGTCACGCGGCTGCTCACCGGCAACGTCGCCACGGCCGACATCAGCGACATGGACGGCTTCACCAGCGCGCAGGCGGTGTTCGGGTCCGAGATCGCGCTCGGGCCGGTCACCCTGAAGGTCACCGTGCTGTACTGGGTGGTGCTGACCGTCGTCGCGGCCCACGTCCTGCTGCGCAGGCAGGTGGGCAACTGGATCTTCGCGGTCGGCGGGGACGCCGCGGCCGCGCGGGCGATCGGCGTCCCGGTACGCGCGACGAAGATCGGCCTGTTCATGGCCGTGGGCTTCTGCGCCTGGCTGTCCGGCATGCACCTGCTGTTCCAGTTCAACACGGTCCAGT from Nonomuraea polychroma encodes the following:
- the iolB gene encoding 5-deoxy-glucuronate isomerase encodes the protein MNDNAQWVLPFGTAGEDGFAVSVTDAVPGWTHTSLRVATLAPFARVELDTGDSEIIVVPLRGGADVTAVDRDGQHHKVRLTGRDSVFAGPTDVAYVPPGASLTISAGDRESTIALCGATAGKRDVPPPFRHVAAAEVPVELRGAGTASREVRNFGVPQVLDADSIIACEVITPAGNWSSYPPHKHDEERDGVETELEEIYYFEVRAEPGAPAGADPVGYQRVYGTAERPIDVLAEVRTGDVVLVPHGWHGPAMAPPGYDLYYLNVMAGPGATRAWLICDDPAHGWVRQTWTGQAVDPRLPMGGPR
- the iolD gene encoding 3D-(3,5/4)-trihydroxycyclohexane-1,2-dione acylhydrolase (decyclizing), with translation MSTSGTVADSATSDDVADSATSDDVADSATSGTVRLTVSQAVVRFLAAQWSERDGHRQRLFAGCLGIFGHGNVAGLGQALLEDELAGGPDRLPYVLARNEQAMVHTAVAYARHKDRLQTWACTASVGPGSTNMLTGAALATVNRIPVLLLPSGTFATRVSGPVLQELEAPYAADVTVNDAFRPLSRFFDRINRPEQLPSALLAAMRVLTDPAETGAVTIALPQDVQAEAYDWPVELFERRVWRVGRPLPEAADIADAAALVSAARRPFVVAGGGVHYSGAEDALREFCEATGIPVGESQAGKGSLPHGHPQAMGAVGSTGTTAANALAREADLVIGIGTRYSDFTTASRTAFQNPDVRFVNINVARLDTGKLAGLQVVADAREALAALTAALDGYQVEPSYRERQAALWSEWDARVESAYNPPAQVADALADGVLTQGAVLGCVNELSDPRDVVVCAAGSMPGDLHKLWRVRNRKAYHVEYGYSCMGYEIPGGLGVRMADPDRDVFVMVGDGSYLMMPGELVTAVQERVKIIVVLVQNHGFHSIGSLSEALGSQRFGTSYRFRDQASGRLDGDRLPIDLAANARSLGATVIEVRDREGLVQAIKDAKAAPADGGPVVIHVETDPTVHAPDSESWWDVPVSQVSRLDTTRRAYEEYTAHKAAQRPHVRGLPH
- a CDS encoding substrate-binding domain-containing protein gives rise to the protein MLATSGMMALALTACSSSGGKQTTEAASAPASAAGTPTMTVAFITHAAPGDTFWDLVRKGAEAAAAKGNIKLEYQADPDGANQANLVQTAIDKKVDGIAVTLAKPDAMKANVEKALKGGVPVVALNGGIDQWKSMGVLEYFGQDEKIAGEAAGARLKQDGAKKALCVIQEQGHVGLEARCDGTKASFPDTEKIYVTGTDMPSVQAAITSKLQQDSSIDRVLTLGAPFALTAVKSVKDASSSAKVVTFDTNKELVTAIKNGQVEWAVDQQPFLQGYLAVDSLWLYKTNGNVIGGGQATLTGPAFIDKTNVAAVEQFAASGTR
- a CDS encoding ABC transporter permease produces the protein MTAAVTEPGRAEAALDDRVATRSLAVRMLRRPEIGSLVGAIVIFALFMLVAVPFRNVANIGTILYGASAIGIMAVPVALLMIGGEFDLSAGVAVTTAGLSASLLAWNFGLNVWVGVILALALALGVGAFNGWLLFKTGLPSFLVTLGTFFVLQGVNLGVTRLLTGNVATADISDMDGFTSAQAVFGSEIALGPVTLKVTVLYWVVLTVVAAHVLLRRQVGNWIFAVGGDAAAARAIGVPVRATKIGLFMAVGFCAWLSGMHLLFQFNTVQSGEGVGKEFIFIIAAVIGGCLLTGGYGSVVGASIGALIFGMTQLGINYAGWNPDWFKAFLGVMLLLATIVNVYVKRKADLR